A DNA window from Amycolatopsis sp. DSM 110486 contains the following coding sequences:
- a CDS encoding LysR family transcriptional regulator, translated as MNLPNVTIRQLEYLIAVAETGSLTTAATRCHVSQAAISLALTEVERALGLRLVIRSPRRGASLTAAGKQVLADARRVVGAMSDLGVEARGLGQDVSGTLVVGCYGPIAPFHLPAAIATFENDHPDVSVRFVEGSLPEIQDHLLDGRCEIAFLYEQDVYPAITFRTLYDQQPAILLPGNHRLAGRESLSLGELADEPFILLDVPPSERYFRAVFESAHLAMVPTHRARSFELARSLVARGLGYSMTVQQPALSYSYEGLAVIALPLCEKAPSTPVIMGWPAGGPLTHRAQAFLDHCERLFAEGR; from the coding sequence ATGAATCTGCCGAACGTGACGATCCGGCAGCTCGAATACCTGATCGCCGTCGCCGAAACGGGTTCGCTCACCACCGCGGCCACCCGCTGCCACGTCTCGCAGGCCGCCATTTCACTGGCCCTCACCGAGGTGGAACGCGCCCTGGGCCTGCGGCTGGTGATCCGCTCACCCCGGCGTGGTGCTTCGCTCACCGCGGCCGGCAAGCAGGTGCTCGCCGACGCGCGGCGGGTGGTCGGGGCCATGAGCGACCTCGGCGTGGAAGCCCGGGGCCTGGGCCAGGACGTGAGCGGCACGCTGGTCGTCGGCTGCTACGGCCCGATCGCGCCGTTCCACTTGCCGGCCGCCATCGCGACGTTCGAAAACGATCATCCGGACGTCTCGGTGCGGTTCGTCGAAGGCAGCTTGCCCGAGATCCAGGACCACCTGCTCGACGGGCGGTGTGAGATCGCGTTCCTCTACGAACAGGACGTCTACCCCGCGATCACCTTCCGGACCTTGTACGACCAGCAGCCGGCGATCCTCCTGCCTGGCAACCACCGGCTGGCCGGCCGTGAGTCGCTGTCGCTCGGGGAGCTGGCCGACGAGCCCTTCATCCTGCTCGACGTGCCACCGAGCGAGCGCTACTTCCGCGCCGTGTTCGAGTCCGCACATCTGGCGATGGTGCCGACACACCGGGCGCGAAGTTTCGAACTCGCGCGGTCGCTTGTCGCCCGTGGTCTCGGCTACTCGATGACCGTCCAGCAACCCGCGCTGTCGTATTCCTACGAAGGCTTGGCAGTGATCGCACTTCCGTTGTGCGAAAAGGCACCCTCGACGCCCGTCATCATGGGCTGGCCGGCCGGGGGTCCACTCACGCATCGCGCGCAGGCGTTCCTCGACCACTGCGAACGGCTGTTCGCGGAGGGCCGCTGA
- a CDS encoding DUF427 domain-containing protein yields the protein MPLPWLLAAQPEVFRGKFLVPDALPDRLSYREPLRRRLRVRFAGEWIADSEDAILLHTPGRFPVAYFPATDVRVELLEFRQRTTLHPDLGKTAWFAVRVGDRVHEGAAWQHVRPPAHAAEFANLVAFSWRAMDGFQEEDEPVTAHAADPYHRIDVRNASREVLVEMDGRVVAKSRRSRVLYESDREPQWYLPRADVDETALSEETLRTRCPYKGVATYYAIGGRSGAAWSYADAPAESAAVAGFVAFDPNKLGVYVDGKRLHHMLGRGGAKAGLDRAFASGR from the coding sequence ATGCCACTACCGTGGTTGCTCGCTGCGCAGCCGGAGGTGTTCCGGGGCAAGTTCCTCGTGCCCGACGCGTTGCCGGATCGCCTGTCGTACCGCGAACCCTTGCGGCGCAGGCTGCGGGTGCGGTTCGCGGGGGAGTGGATCGCGGACAGTGAGGACGCGATTCTCCTGCACACGCCGGGGCGGTTCCCCGTCGCGTACTTCCCGGCTACGGACGTTCGAGTGGAGCTCCTGGAGTTCCGGCAGCGGACGACGCTGCACCCGGATCTCGGGAAGACGGCGTGGTTCGCCGTCCGCGTCGGGGACCGGGTTCACGAGGGCGCGGCCTGGCAGCACGTGCGTCCGCCGGCTCACGCCGCGGAGTTCGCGAACCTCGTCGCCTTCTCGTGGCGGGCGATGGACGGGTTCCAGGAGGAGGACGAGCCCGTCACCGCTCACGCGGCGGACCCGTACCACCGCATCGACGTGCGGAACGCCTCGCGTGAGGTCCTGGTCGAAATGGACGGACGGGTGGTCGCGAAGTCGCGCCGCTCGCGGGTGTTGTACGAATCGGACCGGGAGCCGCAGTGGTACTTGCCGCGTGCGGACGTCGACGAGACCGCGTTGTCCGAGGAGACCTTGCGAACTCGGTGTCCGTACAAGGGGGTTGCGACGTACTACGCCATCGGTGGTCGGTCCGGGGCCGCGTGGTCCTATGCGGACGCGCCGGCCGAGTCGGCGGCGGTCGCCGGGTTCGTCGCGTTCGACCCGAACAAGCTCGGGGTGTACGTCGACGGCAAGCGGCTGCACCACATGCTCGGCCGGGGCGGAGCGAAGGCGGGTCTCGATCGGGCGTTCGCTTCAGGACGTTGA
- a CDS encoding SDR family oxidoreductase, translating into MSESLRGRKVLVVGRGSGIARAVVLAVRAAGAEVVVAGRDEEKLKGAYDDPGISVETVDLTDEASVAALAERLGQVDHVVSTASARARGLVGDLALGTIALSFETKVIGPILLAKHLVPKMPADGSMVIFSGATARKPSIGMLAVAATNGAVDSLTKALAVELAPIRVNAVSPGTIDTGAYDALGDEKKAALFAQRSASNPARRIGTSEDIADAVIFALTNGFVTGVSLGVDGGEPLV; encoded by the coding sequence ATGTCCGAATCCCTCAGGGGACGCAAGGTTCTCGTCGTCGGCCGCGGCAGTGGCATCGCCCGGGCCGTGGTGCTCGCGGTGCGCGCCGCCGGCGCGGAGGTCGTCGTCGCGGGTCGCGACGAGGAGAAGCTCAAGGGCGCGTACGACGATCCGGGTATCTCGGTCGAAACGGTCGACCTGACCGACGAGGCCAGCGTGGCCGCGCTCGCCGAGCGCCTCGGGCAGGTCGACCACGTCGTGTCCACGGCGTCGGCTCGCGCCCGTGGCCTGGTCGGCGACCTCGCGCTGGGCACGATCGCGCTTTCGTTCGAGACCAAGGTCATCGGGCCGATCCTGTTGGCGAAGCACCTTGTCCCGAAGATGCCGGCCGACGGCTCGATGGTGATCTTCTCCGGCGCGACGGCCCGCAAGCCGTCGATCGGGATGCTGGCCGTCGCCGCCACCAACGGTGCGGTCGACTCGCTCACCAAGGCGCTGGCGGTGGAGCTCGCGCCGATCCGCGTCAACGCCGTCTCGCCGGGCACGATCGACACGGGCGCGTACGACGCGCTCGGCGACGAGAAGAAGGCCGCGCTCTTCGCGCAGCGTTCGGCGAGCAACCCCGCACGGCGGATCGGGACGTCGGAGGACATCGCCGACGCCGTGATCTTCGCGCTGACCAACGGGTTCGTGACCGGGGTGTCGCTGGGCGTCGACGGTGGCGAGCCGCTGGTGTGA
- a CDS encoding SDR family oxidoreductase: METALENRTVLVIGRPSGIARAVTLAARAEGAQVVVAGRDKAKLEQAYDDEGIRAEEVDVTVDASITALAERLGSVDHLVTTASSRARGRLEELDRDALRRSFDTKVIGPVMLAKHFAPHLAEGGSFTLFSGVAAFKPAVGFLGVAITNGAADFLTRSLSLELAPIRVNAISPGVIDTGIWDAMGEEGKAAYFEHFRTHNPARRIGTVDDIASAVLFAMTNPFLTGVTLRVDGGEPLT, from the coding sequence GTGGAGACAGCGCTGGAGAATCGCACGGTTCTGGTCATCGGACGACCGAGCGGCATCGCCCGGGCGGTCACGCTCGCCGCGCGTGCCGAGGGCGCCCAGGTCGTGGTCGCGGGCCGCGACAAGGCCAAACTGGAGCAGGCCTACGACGACGAAGGCATCCGCGCCGAAGAGGTCGACGTCACCGTCGACGCGTCCATCACCGCACTGGCCGAACGCCTGGGCTCGGTCGACCACCTCGTCACCACGGCGTCGTCGCGAGCCCGCGGCCGCCTCGAAGAACTGGACCGCGACGCGCTGCGCCGCTCGTTCGACACCAAGGTCATCGGGCCCGTCATGCTGGCCAAGCACTTCGCCCCACACCTCGCCGAAGGCGGTTCCTTCACACTTTTCTCCGGTGTGGCCGCGTTCAAGCCCGCGGTCGGCTTCCTCGGCGTCGCCATCACCAACGGCGCGGCCGACTTCCTCACCCGCTCGCTGTCGCTGGAGCTCGCGCCGATCCGCGTGAACGCGATCTCCCCGGGCGTCATCGACACCGGCATCTGGGACGCCATGGGCGAAGAAGGCAAAGCCGCCTACTTCGAGCACTTCCGCACGCACAACCCGGCCCGGCGCATCGGTACCGTCGACGACATCGCGTCGGCCGTGCTGTTCGCGATGACGAACCCGTTCCTGACCGGCGTGACCCTGCGCGTCGACGGCGGCGAACCCCTGACCTGA
- a CDS encoding cytochrome P450 — protein MDQLQAYVLDVDGTDIQAEGARLREGGSAVAVELPGGVRAWAVGHAGTLKSLLTDSRVSKDPRQHWAAWKEDRIAADWPLRLWVSVQNMFTAYGSDHRRLRSLVASGFTAKRTMELKPWVERITATLLDEVASLGRTNGVVDMRAAFAYQLPVEVICRLFGVDDSQRAGLRKVVDTVFDTTTTPEAAQANAEDMYRILTGLAEQKRAQPGDDVTSAIIQADSDRFGRLTDAEVVDTLILMLTAGHETTVNLLDQAVTAMLTHPEQLALVRSGERTWSDVVEETLRWQAPVAYLPLRYAVADIDLGDVVIPEGDAILAAYAAAGRDEAEYGETAGEFDITRGVKQHLAFGHGIHHCLGAPLARLEATTALRMLFERFPDLAFAEPSTRLVPMSSFLSNGHAELPVRLGRDASV, from the coding sequence GTGGATCAGCTGCAGGCTTATGTACTCGACGTCGACGGGACCGACATCCAAGCGGAGGGCGCGCGGCTGCGCGAAGGCGGCTCGGCGGTGGCGGTGGAGCTGCCGGGCGGAGTCCGCGCCTGGGCGGTCGGCCACGCCGGCACGCTGAAGTCCCTCCTGACCGACAGCAGAGTGTCCAAGGACCCGCGCCAGCACTGGGCCGCGTGGAAGGAAGACCGCATCGCCGCCGACTGGCCGCTGCGGCTCTGGGTGTCGGTGCAGAACATGTTCACCGCCTACGGAAGCGACCACCGGCGGCTGCGCTCGCTGGTCGCGTCGGGCTTCACCGCGAAGCGGACAATGGAGCTCAAGCCGTGGGTCGAACGCATCACGGCGACGCTGCTCGACGAGGTGGCCTCGCTGGGCCGCACGAACGGTGTCGTCGACATGCGAGCGGCCTTCGCGTATCAGCTGCCCGTGGAGGTCATCTGCCGGCTGTTCGGTGTGGACGACTCGCAGCGCGCCGGCCTGCGCAAGGTGGTGGACACCGTCTTCGACACGACGACCACCCCCGAAGCCGCGCAGGCCAATGCCGAGGACATGTACCGGATCCTCACGGGCCTGGCCGAGCAGAAGCGCGCGCAGCCCGGCGACGACGTGACGAGCGCGATCATCCAGGCCGACTCCGACCGCTTCGGCCGGCTCACCGACGCCGAGGTCGTCGACACACTCATTCTCATGTTGACCGCCGGGCACGAGACGACCGTGAACCTGCTGGACCAGGCCGTGACGGCGATGCTCACGCACCCGGAGCAGCTCGCGCTCGTGCGGTCCGGCGAACGCACGTGGAGCGACGTCGTCGAGGAAACCCTGCGGTGGCAAGCTCCCGTGGCGTACCTGCCGCTGCGGTACGCGGTGGCGGACATCGACCTGGGTGACGTCGTGATCCCCGAGGGGGACGCGATCCTCGCCGCGTACGCCGCGGCCGGGCGTGACGAGGCGGAGTACGGCGAGACCGCGGGCGAGTTCGACATCACGCGCGGGGTGAAGCAGCACCTGGCGTTCGGGCACGGGATCCACCACTGCCTCGGTGCCCCACTGGCGCGGCTCGAGGCGACGACGGCGTTGCGGATGTTGTTCGAGCGGTTCCCGGACCTGGCGTTCGCGGAGCCGTCGACGCGGTTGGTGCCGATGAGCTCGTTCCTGTCCAACGGTCACGCGGAGCTGCCGGTGCGGCTGGGGCGCGACGCGTCTGTCTGA
- a CDS encoding LysR family transcriptional regulator, translated as MTTLRALECLVALVEEGSVTRAAASLQMSQPALSHQLASLEREIGTPMVQKMGRGVRVTAAGHAVAEEARVALKASERAVRVGRQIGSGGAGRLRIACAETMTAWLLVPVLRHWRARRSEVLIELSEHTSSDRMVDLVASGEVDVAVGPRPSETAEHLEVLGEEEVVVVAPAGHPFAERLSVPFADLAAEPFVHFVSDNGLSVWLDQLAAEHGVVLDPVLRTRSPRTAAQLAAAGMGVTIVPVSALPARPPGVVRRLDPLVEREIVVVVASPSDSLVELFVGDLRRRGLPGGRPSRAN; from the coding sequence ATGACAACGCTGCGCGCCCTGGAATGTCTGGTCGCCCTCGTGGAAGAGGGTTCGGTGACGCGTGCCGCGGCCTCGTTGCAGATGTCGCAGCCCGCGCTCTCGCACCAGCTCGCCTCGCTCGAACGCGAGATAGGTACCCCGATGGTGCAGAAGATGGGCCGCGGCGTGCGGGTGACCGCGGCGGGCCACGCGGTCGCGGAAGAGGCGCGGGTGGCGTTGAAGGCGTCCGAACGCGCGGTGCGCGTGGGCCGCCAGATCGGCTCCGGAGGCGCGGGCCGGCTGCGGATCGCCTGCGCGGAGACGATGACGGCATGGCTGCTCGTGCCGGTGCTGCGGCACTGGCGGGCGCGCCGGTCCGAAGTGCTCATCGAGCTCAGCGAGCACACGAGTTCCGACCGGATGGTGGATCTCGTGGCCTCGGGCGAGGTCGACGTCGCCGTGGGGCCGCGGCCGTCCGAGACCGCTGAGCACCTCGAGGTGCTCGGCGAGGAGGAGGTGGTGGTCGTCGCGCCGGCGGGCCACCCGTTCGCCGAACGCCTGTCGGTGCCGTTCGCGGATCTCGCGGCGGAGCCGTTCGTCCACTTCGTGAGCGACAACGGGTTGTCCGTGTGGCTCGACCAGCTCGCCGCGGAACACGGCGTGGTGCTGGATCCCGTGCTGCGGACCAGGAGCCCGCGCACGGCCGCGCAGCTCGCGGCCGCGGGAATGGGCGTGACGATCGTGCCCGTCTCGGCGTTGCCGGCTCGCCCGCCGGGTGTGGTGCGGCGGCTGGATCCTTTGGTGGAGCGGGAGATCGTGGTGGTGGTCGCGTCGCCGTCGGACTCGCTGGTCGAGCTGTTCGTGGGCGATCTGCGTCGGCGTGGGTTGCCGGGTGGCCGCCCCTCACGCGCAAACTGA
- a CDS encoding MOSC and FAD-binding oxidoreductase domain-containing protein, producing the protein MPTLVSVNVGMPKDVEWNGRIVHTGIWKSAVSGPRMVRRLNVDGDEQGDPYGHGGEQRAVFVYQLESIEYWQAYFGHDSYEFGQFGENFTVTGLPDDEVCVGDRYRIGEAEFEVTQPRVTCFRVGMRLNEPELPSLLVSHGRPGFYFRVLKEGHVRSGDEIVRTRRGPHEMTVADVDALLYTPNRTTEALESAVDIPALSPGWRQSFRDLLCPAEKPSGPGWTGFRPLTVAKLVRESATITSVYLDAPGETLPAARPGQYLTVRLPRADGTPLVRSYSLSTIEGYRISVKRDGAASTYVHDVLKAGDTLDVAAPRGDFVLEPGSGPVVLLSAGVGVTPVLAMLHQLAAEEPEREVWWIQTARNAADQAFELEVRGLLAKLPKSHAHFFHTRPESGADGRRVTGRTLKELALPADATAYVCGPQGFMDDVREALVCADVHTELFGALTAINPGVRGAGTVAPHQPDGPPGTGPDVTFARSGLTVRWRDDAKTLLELAEACAVPTRWACRSGVCHTCDTPLLAGTTTYDPAPLELPPAGRILVCCARPVTDVVLDQ; encoded by the coding sequence GTGCCAACGCTGGTGTCGGTCAACGTGGGAATGCCCAAGGACGTCGAGTGGAACGGCAGGATCGTCCACACCGGCATCTGGAAGAGCGCGGTCAGCGGTCCCCGGATGGTGCGGAGGCTCAACGTCGACGGCGACGAGCAAGGCGACCCGTACGGCCACGGCGGCGAGCAGCGGGCAGTTTTCGTCTACCAGCTGGAATCGATCGAGTACTGGCAGGCGTACTTCGGGCACGACAGCTACGAGTTCGGGCAGTTCGGCGAGAACTTCACCGTCACCGGCCTGCCCGACGACGAGGTCTGCGTCGGCGACCGCTACCGCATCGGCGAGGCGGAGTTCGAGGTGACGCAGCCGCGGGTCACGTGCTTCCGCGTCGGCATGCGCCTGAACGAGCCGGAGCTGCCGTCGCTGCTCGTGTCCCACGGGCGGCCGGGGTTCTACTTCCGGGTGCTCAAAGAGGGCCACGTGCGGTCCGGCGACGAGATCGTGCGGACGCGGCGCGGGCCGCACGAGATGACCGTCGCCGATGTCGACGCCCTGCTCTACACCCCGAACCGCACCACCGAAGCCCTCGAATCCGCCGTCGACATCCCCGCGCTCAGCCCCGGCTGGCGCCAGTCGTTCCGGGACCTGCTCTGCCCGGCCGAGAAGCCCTCGGGTCCGGGCTGGACCGGGTTCCGGCCGCTCACCGTGGCGAAGCTCGTACGTGAGAGCGCGACCATCACGTCCGTGTACCTCGACGCGCCCGGCGAAACCCTCCCGGCCGCGCGGCCCGGTCAGTACCTCACCGTCCGGCTGCCCCGCGCCGACGGAACTCCGCTGGTCCGCAGCTATTCGCTCTCGACGATCGAGGGCTACCGCATCAGCGTGAAGCGCGACGGCGCCGCGAGCACGTACGTGCACGACGTGCTGAAGGCCGGCGACACCCTCGACGTGGCGGCGCCGCGCGGCGACTTCGTGCTGGAGCCGGGTTCCGGCCCGGTCGTGCTGCTGTCCGCCGGCGTCGGCGTCACCCCGGTCCTGGCGATGCTGCACCAGCTCGCCGCCGAGGAACCCGAGCGCGAGGTCTGGTGGATCCAGACGGCCCGGAACGCGGCGGACCAGGCGTTCGAGCTCGAAGTCCGCGGACTGCTCGCAAAACTGCCGAAGAGTCACGCGCACTTCTTCCACACCCGGCCGGAATCCGGCGCCGACGGACGGCGTGTGACCGGCCGGACGCTGAAGGAACTCGCCCTGCCGGCCGACGCGACCGCGTACGTCTGCGGCCCGCAGGGCTTCATGGACGACGTCCGCGAAGCCCTGGTTTGCGCCGACGTCCACACGGAACTCTTCGGCGCCCTCACCGCGATCAACCCCGGCGTTCGCGGAGCCGGCACCGTCGCACCGCACCAGCCGGACGGCCCGCCCGGAACCGGTCCCGACGTCACCTTCGCCCGCAGCGGCCTCACGGTCCGGTGGCGCGACGACGCGAAAACCCTGCTGGAGCTGGCCGAAGCTTGTGCGGTGCCCACGCGCTGGGCCTGCCGCAGCGGCGTCTGCCACACCTGCGACACCCCGCTGCTCGCCGGGACGACGACGTACGACCCGGCGCCGCTCGAACTGCCCCCGGCCGGACGGATCCTCGTCTGCTGCGCCCGGCCGGTGACCGACGTCGTGCTCGACCAGTAG
- a CDS encoding MFS transporter — protein sequence MAARARTVGFTGICLGYFAIILDGSVLNIAVPALRDDLKTSLASVQWVINAYTLCLAALLLTAGALGDRWGLRRCFLWGTTIFTAASLACSLAPSVHVLIAARVVQGVGAAALLPATLALIRTLFSDDGERARATAIWVSTGAISTAVGPMVGGLLIDAFGWRSIFLINLPIGVAAILLARAGITEAPRHERKVDHAGQLTAVAALGLITAGVIVSGSAGWSSPLSLGLLAGGLLSAAAFWLVERRVAQPMLPRGFFSVRVRSVAVASAAFMGFLFYGTLFVMSLYFQQVRGWSAGEAGIALLPLTVGSTIGSLVLYRPLSRRFGNPVALLTGFACCASGVAVLLIFTGATAYVPVAAGLLLVGVSSTIAFSALTSLLVPSVPVHQSGVASGVQNTSRQSGALMSVSVLGAILNTAAFTARLPIALSVLAAVVVLALVSAGFATRPAR from the coding sequence ATGGCCGCAAGAGCCCGGACTGTGGGCTTCACCGGCATCTGCCTGGGGTACTTCGCGATCATCCTCGACGGCAGCGTGCTCAACATCGCGGTGCCCGCGCTGCGCGACGACCTCAAGACGTCCCTGGCCTCGGTCCAGTGGGTGATCAACGCGTACACGCTCTGCCTCGCCGCGCTGCTGCTCACGGCGGGAGCCCTGGGTGACCGCTGGGGCCTGCGCCGGTGTTTCCTCTGGGGCACCACGATCTTCACCGCCGCTTCGCTGGCCTGCTCGCTCGCGCCGTCGGTGCACGTCCTCATCGCGGCCCGCGTGGTCCAGGGCGTGGGTGCGGCGGCGCTGCTGCCGGCGACGCTCGCGCTGATCCGCACGCTGTTCTCCGACGACGGCGAACGCGCCCGCGCCACGGCCATCTGGGTGTCCACCGGCGCGATCTCCACCGCGGTGGGACCGATGGTCGGCGGGCTGCTGATCGACGCGTTCGGCTGGCGCAGCATCTTCCTGATCAACCTGCCCATCGGCGTCGCCGCGATCCTGCTGGCGCGGGCCGGGATCACGGAGGCGCCGCGGCACGAGCGCAAGGTCGACCACGCCGGGCAGCTCACGGCGGTGGCCGCGCTCGGGCTGATCACCGCGGGCGTGATCGTGAGCGGCAGCGCCGGCTGGAGCTCCCCGCTCAGCCTCGGCCTGCTGGCCGGCGGCCTCCTGTCCGCCGCCGCGTTCTGGCTGGTCGAACGCCGGGTCGCGCAGCCGATGCTGCCGAGAGGGTTCTTCTCGGTCCGGGTGCGCTCGGTCGCGGTGGCGAGCGCGGCGTTCATGGGGTTCCTCTTCTACGGCACGCTTTTCGTGATGTCGCTGTACTTCCAGCAGGTCCGCGGGTGGTCGGCGGGCGAGGCCGGGATCGCGCTCCTGCCGCTCACGGTCGGGTCGACGATCGGCTCGCTCGTGCTTTACCGGCCGCTGTCCCGGCGGTTCGGCAACCCCGTGGCGCTGCTGACCGGCTTCGCCTGCTGCGCGTCCGGCGTCGCCGTGCTGCTGATCTTCACCGGGGCAACGGCGTACGTGCCGGTCGCGGCCGGCCTGCTGCTGGTCGGGGTGTCGAGCACGATCGCGTTCTCCGCGCTCACGTCGCTGCTGGTGCCGAGCGTGCCGGTGCACCAGTCGGGTGTCGCGTCCGGTGTGCAGAACACGAGCCGGCAGTCGGGCGCGCTGATGTCGGTGTCGGTGCTGGGCGCGATCCTGAACACGGCGGCGTTCACGGCGCGGCTGCCGATCGCGTTGAGCGTCCTCGCCGCGGTGGTCGTGCTCGCGCTGGTCTCGGCCGGGTTCGCGACGCGGCCCGCCCGCTGA
- a CDS encoding IS630 family transposase has protein sequence MSDGVAGRRGPKLEPVLLTDEERSTLERWVRRRNSAQALAARSRIVLACAQDGVPPVVGVAKDLGVSPDMVRKWRRRFLAHRLDGLVDEPRPGRPPVIGVEDVEAVVVATLEEIPKDATHWSRASMAQHSGLSKSTVGRIWRKFQLKPHLTDTFKLSTDPLFVEKVHDVVGLYFNPPDGAIVLSVDEKSQIQALDRSQPVLPMMPGMPERRTHDYVRNGLTTLFAAFDVATGEVVSALHRRHRAAEFKKFLAKIDKQVPAHLQIHLICDNYGTHKTPAIRAWLERHPRFHMHFTPTGSSWINQVERWFGFLADQQIRRGVHKNVQNLEADIRSWIKEWNDNPRPFIWTKTAAEILESLANFCRRISDAGH, from the coding sequence ATGTCTGATGGTGTCGCGGGACGTCGGGGGCCGAAGCTTGAGCCGGTGCTGCTCACCGATGAGGAGCGGTCCACGCTGGAACGCTGGGTGCGGCGGCGAAATTCGGCGCAGGCTTTGGCTGCACGCTCTCGGATTGTGCTGGCGTGCGCCCAGGACGGTGTGCCTCCGGTTGTGGGTGTGGCGAAGGATCTCGGCGTGTCGCCGGACATGGTCCGCAAGTGGCGTCGACGATTCCTGGCACACCGTCTCGACGGGTTGGTCGATGAACCTCGGCCCGGTCGTCCGCCGGTGATCGGGGTCGAGGACGTGGAAGCGGTGGTGGTGGCGACTCTGGAGGAAATCCCGAAGGACGCTACGCACTGGTCGCGTGCGTCGATGGCGCAGCACAGTGGCTTGTCCAAGTCGACCGTCGGCCGGATTTGGCGGAAGTTTCAGCTCAAGCCGCACCTGACCGACACCTTCAAGCTGTCGACCGATCCGTTGTTCGTGGAGAAAGTGCACGACGTTGTCGGGTTGTATTTCAATCCGCCCGACGGTGCGATCGTGCTTTCTGTTGACGAGAAGTCCCAGATCCAGGCTTTGGATCGGTCCCAGCCGGTGCTTCCGATGATGCCCGGTATGCCTGAGCGTCGTACTCATGACTACGTTCGTAACGGTCTGACCACGCTGTTCGCGGCGTTCGACGTCGCCACCGGCGAGGTCGTCAGCGCCCTGCACCGCCGGCATCGGGCTGCGGAGTTCAAGAAGTTCCTCGCCAAGATCGACAAGCAGGTCCCCGCTCATCTGCAGATCCATCTGATCTGCGACAACTACGGCACCCACAAAACACCAGCGATTCGGGCGTGGCTGGAACGGCACCCTCGTTTTCACATGCACTTCACTCCGACCGGTTCCTCCTGGATCAATCAGGTTGAGCGGTGGTTCGGTTTCCTTGCCGATCAGCAGATCAGGCGCGGTGTCCACAAGAACGTCCAGAACCTCGAAGCTGACATCCGCTCGTGGATCAAGGAATGGAACGACAACCCCAGGCCTTTCATCTGGACCAAGACCGCCGCTGAGATCCTCGAGTCACTCGCCAACTTCTGCCGACGAATTTCTGACGCAGGACACTAG